From Candidatus Nucleicultrix amoebiphila FS5, a single genomic window includes:
- a CDS encoding outer membrane protein codes for MKKTMKKTLALGLMTSALLMSPSQDANAFVKGFYVGANGGVGYLKTRVNADYGANLTRRFDHAGIGATGGLHLGYGWMFAQSWYTGLEGSGALSSIKGDEDSVIDLANNTFEKTSSQERYNFALALKLGKVVADHCMVYLRLGARFANFRFTQQQYVLGGAVDSQTTLNKTKVGFEPGLGFAVKIADRWTFHGEYTHAWFSKQSFAKNNFNAAAADNYSMQPQVGRFLVGFTFHLGR; via the coding sequence ATGAAAAAAACAATGAAAAAGACACTGGCCTTGGGGCTTATGACATCAGCACTTTTGATGTCTCCGTCTCAAGATGCTAACGCCTTTGTCAAAGGCTTTTACGTGGGTGCCAATGGTGGCGTGGGATACTTGAAAACCCGTGTGAACGCTGATTATGGAGCGAATCTAACACGTCGTTTTGACCATGCTGGAATTGGAGCTACAGGTGGCCTTCATCTAGGATATGGATGGATGTTTGCTCAGTCCTGGTATACGGGCTTAGAAGGGAGCGGAGCTCTCTCCAGTATTAAGGGAGATGAGGATTCAGTGATTGATCTTGCGAACAACACGTTTGAAAAAACATCTTCTCAAGAACGCTACAATTTTGCTCTTGCCTTAAAGCTCGGTAAAGTCGTGGCTGACCATTGCATGGTTTACTTAAGACTGGGCGCGCGTTTTGCCAATTTCCGTTTCACTCAACAACAATATGTTCTTGGGGGAGCAGTGGATTCGCAAACAACGCTGAACAAGACAAAAGTTGGCTTTGAGCCAGGTCTTGGGTTTGCGGTAAAGATTGCTGATCGTTGGACGTTCCATGGAGAATACACCCATGCTTGGTTCAGTAAGCAAAGCTTTGCTAAGAATAACTTTAATGCTGCTGCTGCCGATAATTACAGCATGCAACCGCAAGTGGGTCGCTTCTTAGTAGGCTTTACGTTCCATTTAGGTCGTTAG
- a CDS encoding Rpn family recombination-promoting nuclease/putative transposase produces MGLQWVRLKFISVVVCCFVGGIGESQGSFLMKDLVDGMKGLTLRSKPLPPKIQHRSFVTKSSQKYPQGVYIHATEDSVFKHVMQKDHFRNSFLSAVLGEEILESEYLDQALNPLKSFTALRGFINDKKHILLMKEVEKDLKDPLVINARTNRSMGKMREFLKQLAPIYYHLVASLPAEERNTQLDLICKTRFGLINVEVQVEPQNFWDIRILDHVCGLFHRQFPKGFKWSELKTDVDLADKVRKVVGISLFENPPKVPHHLHQLLPWYRMEPWGEDELRRDFVLAEKKVPRMTRSGLEFIDINLGALSHHKPLSVLAGESADYREWLELLAHGHLKSMEEVEQSVSSPVIKEAYHTIRTLPEDVMMRYEEAYIKRQNISHYVSAQKEEGIKEGIEKGKTESAMNLLAMGVEVEKIAKATGLSEEKILSLKTQQST; encoded by the coding sequence ATGGGTCTGCAGTGGGTGCGTCTTAAATTTATATCAGTCGTAGTGTGTTGCTTCGTTGGGGGGATTGGCGAAAGCCAGGGGTCGTTCTTGATGAAAGACCTGGTCGATGGCATGAAGGGGCTTACGCTTCGAAGCAAGCCTCTCCCTCCAAAAATCCAGCATAGGTCTTTTGTCACGAAATCTTCCCAAAAATATCCTCAAGGCGTTTACATCCATGCGACCGAGGATTCGGTGTTTAAGCATGTGATGCAAAAGGATCATTTTCGGAATTCCTTTTTGAGTGCCGTCTTGGGAGAAGAAATTCTAGAGTCTGAATACTTGGATCAGGCCCTGAATCCTCTTAAAAGTTTTACAGCGCTCAGAGGTTTTATAAACGATAAAAAGCATATCCTTCTTATGAAGGAGGTCGAGAAGGACCTGAAGGATCCCCTTGTCATCAATGCCAGGACCAATAGATCCATGGGTAAGATGCGTGAGTTTTTAAAACAGCTTGCGCCGATTTATTATCATCTTGTGGCCTCGCTGCCGGCAGAAGAGCGCAATACCCAGCTGGATTTGATTTGTAAAACACGGTTTGGGTTGATCAATGTGGAAGTGCAAGTTGAACCGCAGAATTTCTGGGACATTCGTATTCTTGATCATGTGTGTGGTTTGTTTCATCGCCAGTTTCCCAAGGGGTTTAAATGGTCAGAGCTTAAAACGGATGTAGACCTTGCCGACAAAGTAAGAAAAGTCGTTGGGATTAGCCTCTTTGAAAACCCGCCCAAGGTGCCCCATCACCTTCATCAACTTCTGCCCTGGTATCGGATGGAGCCTTGGGGAGAAGATGAATTACGCCGGGATTTTGTGTTAGCAGAGAAGAAGGTTCCCCGAATGACACGGAGCGGTCTTGAGTTCATCGATATTAACCTTGGGGCTTTATCCCATCATAAACCTCTTTCAGTCTTAGCGGGGGAGTCTGCAGACTATCGCGAGTGGCTCGAGTTGCTCGCCCATGGTCATTTAAAGTCTATGGAAGAAGTTGAACAGAGTGTGTCGTCACCGGTGATTAAGGAAGCCTATCACACCATTCGAACACTTCCAGAAGATGTGATGATGCGCTATGAGGAAGCTTATATCAAACGTCAAAATATTAGTCATTATGTGAGCGCCCAAAAAGAAGAAGGAATAAAAGAAGGCATAGAAAAAGGTAAGACTGAATCAGCCATGAATTTGTTAGCGATGGGGGTAGAGGTAGAAAAAATCGCAAAAGCTACAGGATTGAGCGAAGAAAAAATCCTCTCTCTTAAAACACAACAGAGCACTTAA
- the gatA gene encoding Asp-tRNA(Asn)/Glu-tRNA(Gln) amidotransferase subunit GatA has product MDLTKLTLSEALAGLKAKKFSATELTQSHIKRIEASKHLNAFITETPDLALSSAENSDNRIARGEMLPLDGIPLAIKDLFCTQGIKTTAGSHILGNFVPHYESTVTSNLWKAGGIMLGKTSMDEFAMGSSNLTSAFGPVINPWHVEGNDKKYVPGGSSGGSCAAIAGDLALGATATDTGGSIRQPASFCGIVGIKPTYGRCSRWGIVAFASSLDQAGPVTKTVEDAALMLEVMAGHDPKDATSVNRPVPHYSKSIGQSIQGLKVGIPKEYRVDGMNKEVAALWDKGIEWLKESGAEIVDVSLPHTKYALPTYYIIAPAEASSNLARYDGIRFGHRSSSAQSLDDLYELTRSEGFGNEVKRRILIGTYALSAGYYEAYYIKAQKVRRLITQDFEEAFKKVDVMLTPTVPSAAFAIGEEPKDPISMYMMDVLTVTLNLAGLPGISIPAGINNEGLPLGLQLISPAFEEERLFKVGAVIEKAADFSKQIEKLRKAS; this is encoded by the coding sequence ATGGATCTAACAAAACTAACATTGAGTGAGGCCTTGGCAGGGTTAAAAGCAAAAAAATTTTCAGCCACTGAGCTCACCCAGTCTCACATTAAACGGATTGAAGCGTCAAAGCATTTAAATGCTTTTATTACAGAAACACCAGATCTTGCTCTCTCGAGCGCAGAAAATTCAGATAATCGTATTGCGCGGGGAGAGATGTTACCGCTGGATGGAATTCCCTTAGCCATTAAGGACTTATTCTGCACACAAGGTATTAAGACAACCGCGGGATCACATATCCTTGGCAACTTTGTACCCCACTATGAATCAACAGTGACCTCTAATCTTTGGAAAGCGGGCGGCATTATGCTGGGCAAAACCAGCATGGATGAATTTGCGATGGGGTCTTCGAATCTCACATCCGCATTTGGTCCTGTCATTAACCCGTGGCACGTCGAAGGTAACGATAAAAAGTATGTTCCTGGTGGTTCTTCTGGTGGTTCATGTGCTGCTATTGCTGGCGATTTAGCTTTAGGAGCGACGGCTACAGACACGGGTGGATCTATTCGTCAACCCGCATCATTTTGTGGTATTGTCGGTATCAAACCAACTTATGGTCGTTGCTCGCGCTGGGGTATCGTAGCGTTTGCTTCTTCTTTAGATCAGGCCGGTCCAGTGACAAAAACAGTTGAAGATGCAGCTCTTATGCTCGAAGTGATGGCAGGTCATGATCCCAAGGATGCTACCTCTGTCAATCGTCCTGTGCCTCATTACAGCAAAAGTATTGGTCAATCTATACAGGGTCTAAAGGTTGGTATTCCTAAAGAATATCGTGTAGACGGGATGAATAAAGAAGTTGCAGCCCTTTGGGATAAAGGGATCGAATGGTTGAAGGAAAGTGGCGCTGAGATTGTGGATGTTTCTCTGCCACACACAAAATATGCTCTTCCCACCTATTATATTATTGCACCGGCGGAAGCTTCTTCAAACCTTGCTCGTTACGATGGTATTCGTTTTGGTCATCGCTCTTCTTCTGCTCAGTCACTCGATGATCTTTATGAACTCACACGCTCAGAAGGGTTTGGAAACGAGGTGAAACGCCGAATTTTAATCGGTACGTATGCTCTCTCGGCTGGTTACTATGAAGCTTATTATATTAAGGCACAAAAAGTTCGCCGTCTCATCACGCAAGATTTTGAAGAAGCCTTTAAGAAAGTCGACGTCATGCTGACCCCCACGGTGCCCTCTGCAGCTTTTGCAATTGGTGAAGAGCCTAAAGACCCCATCTCTATGTATATGATGGACGTCCTAACCGTAACTCTGAATCTTGCAGGTTTGCCAGGGATCTCTATCCCAGCGGGTATAAATAATGAAGGCCTTCCCTTAGGACTGCAACTCATTAGTCCAGCCTTTGAAGAAGAACGTCTTTTTAAAGTCGGCGCTGTCATAGAAAAAGCCGCCGACTTTTCCAAACAAATTGAAAAATTGAGAAAAGCATCATGA
- the gatC gene encoding Asp-tRNA(Asn)/Glu-tRNA(Gln) amidotransferase subunit GatC: MKIDEKVVRKVARLARLRLQDDEIVRWQNDLTQILSWVEQLNETNTDQVDPMTSVNLKEMPRRNDIVTEGDAPHCVVSNAPKAEFDMFVVPKVVE, from the coding sequence ATGAAGATTGATGAAAAAGTAGTTAGAAAAGTAGCACGGCTTGCCCGTCTTCGGCTCCAAGATGATGAAATTGTTCGCTGGCAAAATGATTTAACGCAAATCTTAAGTTGGGTAGAGCAACTTAATGAAACAAACACTGATCAAGTAGACCCTATGACCAGTGTTAACTTAAAAGAAATGCCACGCCGTAATGATATTGTCACAGAAGGGGATGCTCCTCATTGCGTGGTCTCCAATGCTCCGAAAGCTGAATTCGACATGTTTGTCGTACCCAAAGTCGTCGAATAG
- the gatB gene encoding Asp-tRNA(Asn)/Glu-tRNA(Gln) amidotransferase subunit GatB — protein MTTATKYLEGSTGPWELVIGLEVHAQATSKAKLFSGAATTFGAEPNAQVSFIDAAFPGMLPVINDMCVKQAIKTGLGLNAVIHKFSVFDRKNYFYPDLPAGYQISQFKHPIVGQGYLDIDLENGETKRIGITRLHLEQDAGKSIHDQRPDATFIDLNRAGVALMEIVSEPDIRSAEEAQAFVKKLRSLLRYLGTCDGNMEQGSLRADVNVSVRRPGEDLGTRAEIKNVNSIRFIGQAIHYEARRQIEILENGGQIDQETRLFDASKGETRSMRSKEDAHDYRYFPDPDLPPLLLTDEEIETLRRQLPELPDVKKKRFMDSFGLAHYDAALLTSEIEIANYYEQSLEELQKKISSPDDLAKSGKTLANWILGELFAALNRDSLTIVESKVKPQDLADLIVLMAKGTISGRIAKDVFVDMWETGANPEVIVKEKGLEQVSDDSAITACIDRILAENPDHVADYKAGKDKLFGFFVGKVMKEMAGKANPTVVNELLKKKLS, from the coding sequence ATGACAACGGCAACAAAATATCTAGAAGGATCAACGGGCCCCTGGGAATTAGTCATTGGACTTGAAGTTCATGCCCAGGCTACTTCAAAAGCAAAGCTCTTTTCAGGAGCAGCGACCACTTTCGGAGCCGAACCCAATGCGCAAGTCTCTTTCATTGATGCAGCTTTCCCAGGGATGCTCCCCGTCATTAATGATATGTGCGTCAAGCAAGCGATTAAAACAGGATTGGGACTTAACGCTGTTATCCATAAGTTTTCGGTGTTTGACCGTAAAAACTATTTCTATCCTGACCTTCCCGCGGGGTATCAGATTTCTCAATTTAAACATCCCATCGTGGGGCAAGGATACCTTGATATCGATTTAGAAAATGGGGAAACCAAAAGAATCGGAATCACACGTCTTCACCTTGAACAAGACGCAGGAAAAAGCATCCACGATCAACGCCCAGATGCAACGTTTATTGATTTAAATCGTGCGGGCGTAGCATTGATGGAAATTGTTAGTGAACCTGATATTCGCAGTGCCGAAGAAGCCCAAGCCTTCGTCAAAAAGCTTCGCTCTCTTTTAAGATATTTAGGTACGTGCGATGGTAACATGGAACAAGGGAGCTTGCGGGCCGACGTTAACGTTTCTGTTCGCAGACCAGGAGAAGATTTGGGCACACGCGCAGAAATTAAAAACGTGAATTCTATTCGCTTTATTGGTCAAGCCATCCACTATGAAGCGCGTCGCCAGATTGAAATTTTAGAAAATGGCGGACAAATTGATCAGGAAACGCGCCTCTTTGATGCGAGTAAGGGAGAAACACGCTCCATGCGCTCAAAAGAAGATGCCCATGACTATCGATATTTTCCCGATCCGGACCTTCCGCCGCTTCTTCTCACCGATGAGGAAATTGAAACCCTTCGTCGTCAACTTCCTGAACTTCCCGATGTAAAGAAAAAGCGTTTTATGGATAGTTTTGGGTTAGCACATTATGATGCAGCTTTACTCACGTCAGAAATTGAAATTGCGAACTATTACGAACAAAGCCTTGAAGAGTTGCAAAAGAAAATCTCGTCTCCCGATGATCTGGCAAAGTCAGGGAAGACCTTAGCCAATTGGATTTTGGGAGAGCTTTTTGCCGCTCTTAATCGAGACAGTCTCACCATTGTTGAGTCAAAGGTCAAACCTCAAGATTTGGCAGATCTCATCGTCTTGATGGCCAAGGGGACTATCTCTGGCCGTATTGCGAAAGATGTTTTCGTTGATATGTGGGAAACGGGCGCCAACCCCGAAGTCATTGTCAAAGAAAAAGGCCTTGAGCAGGTCAGCGATGACTCTGCGATCACAGCGTGTATCGATAGAATCCTGGCCGAAAACCCCGATCATGTTGCTGACTATAAGGCTGGTAAAGACAAACTCTTTGGCTTTTTTGTAGGCAAAGTCATGAAGGAAATGGCAGGCAAAGCCAATCCAACCGTTGTCAATGAGTTGTTAAAGAAGAAGCTGTCCTAA
- the ubiE gene encoding bifunctional demethylmenaquinone methyltransferase/2-methoxy-6-polyprenyl-1,4-benzoquinol methylase UbiE translates to MVKNLQKSFGYRTVAEGEKTFLVKSVFEEVARRYDLMNDLMSFGVHRLWKHELIKMIRPRENMHLLDLAGGTGDIACRFLKTTQEFKGCSATVVDINHAMILQGESRAIDQGIINGLTWIVADGATLPFKDQSFDTCTISFGLRNFTYIEESLKEILRILKPGGFFFCLEFSKVSSKIFDKLYRFYSFEVIPRIGEMVANNKSAYQYLVESIDRFYTQDELKSLMTTTGYQNVAYQNLSGGVAAIHSGQKLT, encoded by the coding sequence TTTCTTGTTAAAAGTGTTTTTGAAGAAGTTGCGCGTCGTTATGACCTAATGAATGATCTAATGAGTTTTGGTGTTCATCGACTATGGAAGCATGAACTTATCAAAATGATTCGTCCTCGGGAAAATATGCATCTTCTGGATCTCGCTGGCGGAACAGGCGATATAGCGTGTCGTTTTTTAAAAACCACTCAGGAATTTAAGGGTTGCTCAGCGACTGTTGTAGACATTAATCACGCTATGATTCTCCAAGGAGAATCCCGTGCCATTGATCAGGGCATCATTAACGGTCTTACTTGGATTGTTGCAGATGGCGCAACGTTACCCTTTAAAGATCAAAGCTTTGATACCTGTACAATTTCTTTTGGACTTCGAAATTTTACTTATATTGAAGAATCCCTCAAAGAAATTTTACGCATCCTCAAACCAGGGGGCTTTTTCTTTTGTCTTGAGTTTTCTAAAGTTTCTTCAAAAATCTTTGATAAACTCTATCGCTTCTATTCATTTGAAGTCATTCCACGCATTGGCGAAATGGTCGCGAATAATAAGAGCGCCTACCAATATTTGGTTGAGAGCATTGATCGCTTTTATACGCAAGATGAACTAAAATCGCTCATGACCACTACTGGCTATCAAAACGTCGCTTACCAAAACTTATCCGGTGGTGTCGCAGCCATCCATAGTGGTCAAAAGCTAACTTAA